GGATGAAATTTCTCAGCCACAAAGTTCTTACCTCCTTACATTTTCATCGTATTCTTCAATAAGCTGGAACTTGCCTTGTTACTTTATCAATGACCACTTCACATTGAGAAAAGGTAAAAGTGCAATATGCTTTCCTTTCGCGTCTGATTCAATCAGTTGCATATGTTGTAAACCTGATATTAGCACAAGACTGATAAAAGTACACTGTGTTTTGATTATTGATATTGTTGAGGTCATGGAATTCCTCCTCATCTTATGCTTCACAGTTTACTGTTACTGGAATATTGAATGAACTGGCTTACAGGGATTTCTAAAGATAGATTAGCAATTTATTAGCCTGCAAACACGTATGAGGAGATCAGCAAGTATCTTTATTGATATTTCTTAGTGTTAAGATGTTTTGATTGCAAATAGATTAGTGCAGAAATAACTGAGCTAAATAATGGCTGAGAATCTAATAAAGAAACCCAAGTCATTTATGTTAAGCTACATCTTTTTGGGCTTTGTTTGTAAAGCAGCTGTATTCATAAATACTTTTTGCCCTTTTGATTTCTGCTAAACAAAAGTATTCTGTAATTGAACTAGATAGAATTTGTTAATACTAACCAGAGTGATGTTGGATTATGTAGCAATTTGTTAGAAGTGCTCATGAGGCATGCTTAAACCTCGAATATAGATGCATCACAGGCTAGCTGCGTTTTGTTGCTCAGGCAGCGCTCAAGTGCAAGGCATGTGCCTACAACAACACAGCCAACTATAATTGCTtcttaaaagaattaatttataaggCCTTTAAGTTCTATTTTGAAGTGGGTGACACTAAACAGTAATTAAAAAGCAATTCGTATcacttgttaaaaaaataaaaacagcgAGTTAGAAATTCATTAGAGAAAATTAGCACAAAGACAATTAGTCAATGAAATTGAATTAGAAACTTAAATTTGCATTTGTGCAActgaataaaaatttaaaatgattttactCTTCATATATGTTCCACTTGCaaaaattttcttcatttcCTTTGTCCATATAACTTCTTGTgtgtgtttattttatttatgtttcttcatCTCCATCTTCCTTCACTAACATGTGCTTTTTAGCCTTTCTTTGCACTTAAATTCCAATCATACCCTGGGGTGCTCTTCTTCCCTTTAGCTCTTGACAACACCATTCTGTTGCAGGGAACTAGTGCGCAGTGGAATCCAGTAAGGTTCATACTGCCAAGTACTTTAAGTTGAGTATATATACACAATTAGTGAAATAGATGAAACAGAGAACACTTAAGATTCCAAGATAGGAGGATCACTTTAGTAGTTGATCGTCTTGATGCACTTTGAACTTTTTTAGTTTCAGTAGAAGTGAAAGGAAAATCCAGATGATTGGTCTTAGATAAATTCACTAGCTTAATTCAATAGTTTTATCCATCTATTCCATGTCGTTCCCCTTCTATTGCCTTTAATTTTCCTTTCACAATTGACTAAAGTGCTTTGTATATTCCTTAAGGAAATTACCTATTTCCTTGCCGATAACTAATTAGAAGCTGTGTTTTAGCTGAATTGGGGATATCCCTGATTCTGTCATTAAACTAAGTTTTTTGATGATCATTGTGATATCTTGCTTACATGGTGCGTATGGACTACCATTTTTAGGCAAAAATATTGCATCCATGCTTTCCTATCCTTGGAGAAGAGAAGTGGTCCTTTTATTCTTTATCTTCAGTGATGGGACATTCATTGTACTGAAGGAGAATCTGGGGAAGGCTCTGGACCAAAAGCAGCTATTGATGAACATtatatatcaaattcaaaaagaTATGTTCCAACAAAAAGATGACCACAGTGGAAAGCAGAAAGCAGAAGTGAGCTTCAATTATATTGCACCTGCACACATTGTCATATACAACTGGGCGACAAGAGGTCGTTGGTAATAGTGCTTTTCCCATTACTTGTGGCTGGCCTcggttcttttttattttggaaaagTTAACTGCAGtcaattcttattttcttttttcttttccctttaGGCATCCAGTATCTATGTTTGTACGGGTAGGTCCACTAAGAAGGTAAACACTTCATACCAAAAAGGTCCTGCATTAATCCAAAACCTCTGGTCCTTGCTATTGCAGTCAATTCCTTGCTTCTTGCAGAACTAGTACTTTTATCTTGTTGGGTCAATCCCAATCCCTTTACACTGAAGggcctttttcttttctttttcctctgGACAATTGTACGTATTGACTGCAATGCAGTCTACAAGGAAGAACTCTTTTTGAACATAtacaaaaatgcagaaaatttgaaaaagctTCTGTGGAAAACTACTTTAGTACATTCTCATTATTCAATAGCTAGTCGCTCGATAATGATGTAAGATACAATACTAATACTAGATTTAGCGACTTATAGTTGATCTACTCATTGCTATGAAGGAACAATTCCATAAATTCCATCTGCCATTAGTTGTGTGGAAAGCATTTGGTCTTCTTCAGCGACGTCTGTTCTTTTCGCAAATCGGCCTTTGATTTTTGGCCTTGTTTCTGCATAGACTTTTCTTAAAGCATACCTTATGGTTTTCTCGAATTTAcggttcttcttcttctctctgtACTTTAGGACTCTGGCTTCTCTGTCCATTGGAGTAAGCTGGGGAGGTATCTGAATTGGAGGGCCTAAGAAAAGGTCCATGTTCCCTTTTGGAGGTCGCAGGTGGGAGTTTGAAGTTTCACTTAGTGCAGATTCTGGGATAACGCTGACATCCATTGACGAAATGGAAACCTGAGAATACATCAAGATAAGTCGCTCCAATTAAGTATCACTTAAAAGGCACCTACAGTTTTTTCGTCCATAAAAAGTGAAAATCAGTGAAATAAGGAATAAAAAATTTGATCCATAAAGATTTCCTTGGTCCATGAATTTCGTCAAAGTGCATGTTGCCTGAAGGGAGATATATGGATACAGATTAGAAAACTCACACTGTGACTCATAGTAGCAGGGTAACCATATCTAGTGTTAGAATTATCATACTCCATTCCCAGCTGAAAATTTAGGTGGtgaatttgttgttgttgttgttggttgtaGAGAATCGGAGATTTTCCCTGTCCTTCCTGAACTGGCACAACACTATCTCCATGGTAGCTCTTCTGAGGAACAGAGTAATGATGTTGCTGCTGATTAACTCCGTACTGATCGTTAAATTGACTATCCCCTCCATACTCCGCTAGATCCAAGTAGTCATCCACTACTTCCCCACCAAACAACGTCCCATAGTTGTTATTTTGATCGTTGTTGTCATTGTCAAAGTTGTTCTTATTGTTCTTCTTAACAGGAGGATTCAGCAATAGCCATGAAGCtgcttcatcttcatcttcttcatttaCAGTCATATCATCTGCATTTTGAGTAAATCTCAAGAACCCATAATCCTCCCGCTTTCCCCTGTGGGCCCACCAATCATTATAGAACCACTGCCAATAGTTTCAACAGCTGGAGGACCATAAAGACTTCCTGGAAAGTGGAATCAAGACGAACttaaaatttaagtttgatGGGTTCAATCTTTAAATGTTCTTGCTACTTAATACTTTACATTTTTGAAATTATGgttcaaaaatcatatttattgaaatatttgttattttttacaTGTAGGAGTATAAGTTTTGTGTGGCTACCTAGAATGGGCATAATTGGGACACGGTGATGACGGCACGCCAAGGGGCTGGCAGAGTGGATGTCAGCGTCGCAGGAGGTACAGAGTGAGGCAGCACCTGCCTTGCAAAGAAAGGCTACAGGGGAACGTTCGCAGGCCTGGCAAATCCACACACACTTGTGACGAGAAGCCAACAGATTTGCTGCATGCATGCGGGTGTCACAGCCGGCACACAAAAAGCTGGAATCTGCCCTGCAGTAAACGGCACATGCAGTGGAACGACAACTGTCACACACCCTTGACCAGTTGTTTCTACTGCCATCAAAACCCCCACTGTTCTCGTTTTTCAACATTGAActgttttttgtttcttttctttttccttcttgcTCTCTATTTTCTATTGTACTTTGAATACTGAACTTGAGCAGGTACACTGTAAACTTATGGGGTGCTGTGAAATGTGAAGGtggagaaaaaggaaaaataacagtAGGCAACTACGAAGTGGGAAGAGAATCCACAGGTCCACAACTTCAATGTTCTTGTTAAGATAGAATTTACTCTTTTCACATTTACGGTATGACTCTTCATCCACAAAAGTTAGGAAGCTCTACATTGTCTTTactatatgttttaaaatattgatcTGGATTAGCATCCGAATGCATTCTTTGATGCATATAATTGTGTCATAAATAAAACATCTAGTTGAGTAGATAGTGATAGTTCAGGTGGGAAGGGAACAACTAATCAGCGTCGAGGtgtattttaatacatttaggGTGATAGTTCAGGTAGGAAAAGGGAACAATTGATAATTTGGGTGTGAAACTCGTGAAAAAGTGTTAGTTCAGGCGCTATTGActctaaaatttattaaacCACTAAAACAACAGtatatttaaactaataacataatacaatacaatacaataccaTAGGTAACAATCATCCAACTAGCTATTTAGAGGAAAGTTCGCCAAACATTACTAACTTTGGAATGGAATGAACCATCAATAAATCTTTTGCCCTAAATAAAGTCTAGCAATGACAAGAAATAGGAATTTTCCAGAAAAGAGTTTTTATAAGATCTATTTAGTATAGAATCGGTCTCCTTTTATCTTAACTGCTTTACTCAAGTTTCTTACCTCTAATTCACTTTCCCTGTATTCACATATTAAGAGTTTAAAGATTCAGGATCAATATTTTCTCCAACTCAAAATTGGATgcctttataaaatataggaaCACAATTATGAATAGTTTTGTTAGTTTTCATTAAATATTCCCTTAAGTTAGTTAAAAGTTCTAATGCAACTAAATTTGCAGGGAAAAGTCATTTTAGGGAAttgaaataacttaaatatcttttaaaaaataataatttaattttgctTCTCAATTTACTaagaaatgaaattaatttataccAAGTATGGAATTTTATTTAACAGAAGTAATGACAGACCTTAAAACTTAAAGATGCGTTCTTTTTCTTAATGCTTCATTGTACTTTGCTTTGTAACCCAAGGATTAGAAAGGTTTTTAATCAGTGTTATTATTCAATAGACTTCTTTAGGATTCTTTTAATGTCAACTTTAAGCTTGATTCTGTAACAGAGTACATTTTACTGAAACCTGGAACTTCTGTGAAGTAGACTGCATTAAGAAATAGCGAAGTAAATCAAGGAATTTCTTCAAAGAAGAGTAGTGGAAGAAAAAAGTAGGGTAGTCGCTTTTAATTTTAGTGACAACGAGTTGCGGCCCTTCAATTTTATTATGACGAATTATGAAGATCGAAAGCAAGTTTGGAGCGAACTAGTAGAAGAATCACTGAAGTAGGTTTAGTTTAAATTGCAAAAGATAATTAATGTTCATTATATTTATGAACTTgaaactttttgaaattttaattttataatggAACACATCTTTTATATATTACTAGTATATTGTTTTAAGAAGATCACTTCTCATTGATGCATGATAAATGTGTTCCCAAAAACTAGTAATTTTATAAGCATATAGGAATCACAAGAATTGCTCCATGGTGGATTGGTTGGCATTTATGAACTGTGAAAAAGTGCTAAGGCTCAGCAAATGGCAGAGCAGAAATAGATAGCTAAAGTTCCCTTGGAATCTGAGGGACCTAAAACTGGAAAGGCTTAGCTGTGCTCAGGTGACTTACGCGGAACCTACACTTTTCACTTTTTCTCTGGACTCTACCTCCACAAAAGTAGAAAGTGCTACATTTGTTTATAAACTATATGCTTTTTTAAATGCTGATTTAGATTAGCCTCCAGGTCCTTTAATAGTCAACTGATACTTTTAAAATGAGACATTTTTATTGAAGTCCTGAAAAGTAATTTGACATGATTTAAAAGGAAGTATAAGATAGTAGAGCACCTTGAATATCCTGTTGTCTGGATCAGGAATATCTCAAACAATCTCACTTGTTTGTCCTTTATTCTGGCACGAATAATATTGGCCGTGACACATTGATGCTCATTCTTTTCCTTTGCTAGTGAGTTGTGAGGTGCATAAAAGTTCTTCTTCCCAACGAATAGCAGTGCAGAATAGGATATTAAAAGTACTCAATGATCAAAAAGGACCTAAAAGTGGACATCCAAGCCATGTTGGATGAATTTTCTTAGCCACAAAGTTCTTACCTACACTTCCATTTTATTCCTTGATATGCAGGACAATTACTTCACATCAGAAAAGGTAAAAGTGCAATATGCTTTCCTTCTGCGTCTTGTATAGGCAGTTGCACACTTTGATTCCCCAGTACAGCTTAAAACTGATAAATGGACATTGTGTTTTGATCACTCATACTGTTGGGGCCATGGAATACCTACTCATTTTATGTCTCATGGTTTACTGTGACTGGAAATCCGATGAACTGGATCACATGGATTGCTAAGAGATAGAAGATTGTCAATTTATGTAACCGTGACCGAACTTGTTGGATTATGTATCAATTTGTTAAAAGAGCGAATGCGGCATGCATAAACCTCAAAGCTAGATGCGTCGCAGGTTAGGTTCTTTGCATTGTTTAGGCAGTGCTTAAGTGTAAGTCTGTGCCTAGAAAGATGCAGCCAACTAATTGCTTCTTAATAAGTTtaagtaataatttataatGCCTGTAAGTTTTGTTATGAAGAGggcaataataaaataataattaaaaaacaacaaaaaccaatgtaattccacaagtggggtctaggGTGGTAAGATATATGCTATCTTACCCCTAACTTTATGGGGTGGAGAAGCTGTTTCCGTATACCTTCGGCAATCCTCCTCTCTTTATTTGGGTTTAGGACTAATAATTTGAACAAGCTCACATTGACAAAGTCAAAGAACAAATAATTATAAAGCAAGTTATTTATCACTTGTTAAAAAAGCGTTATGGAAAAAAATGTTAATGATTAAAACAGGTAGGTAGAAACTTAGTGAACAAAATTAGTCAAGGACAATTAgtcaataaaattgaattagaaactTTAATTTGCATCTTTGCAGCGgattttgatatttatgtttcacttgtaatttttttctcaGTTCATTTGTCCATATAATGGCTTGTTTGtggttatttttatttcttcatcttcatatTCGTCTTCCTTCACTGACATGCGCTTTTTAATCGTTCTTTGCACTTAAAACCGACCATACCCTGGGGTGCTCTTCTTCCCTTTTGCTTTTGGCAACACGATTCTGATTCTGTTGTGGGAACTAGAGTTCACAGTCCAGCATCCAGTAATGTTCATACTGCCATGTTTTTTTTGGTCAATTAACATTAATGAAATGGATGAAAGAAAGAACCTTTAGATCCCAAGATAGGATGATCACTTTAGTAGTCAATTGAATTGATGCACTTTTCACTTTTAAGTTTCAGTAAAGGTGAAGAGAAAAAAACCTATGTCCTTGCTGATTACAGAATAAAAACTGTATTTTTAGCTGTTTTAAGGGGGTATCATGTAACTTGATTCTTCACTACAACTAAACTTTTGCTGACCATTGCAGTATTTTACTTACATGGTTGCTTATGAACTACCATTTTTAGGAAAAAGTATTGCATCGGTGCTTTCCTATCCTTTGAGAGTGGAcattttattctttatcttCAGTGATGGGTCGTTCGTTGTGCTGAAAGAGAATCTGGGACAAATACTagatgagagagagagagacccTGGACCAAAGGAGTATGTTCCAACAGAAGGATGACCACAGTGGAAAGCAGAAAGCAGAATTGAGCTTCAATTATATTGCACCAGCTCACTATGTCATATACAGCCACTGAGCATCCAGAGGTCGTTGGTAGTAGTGCTTTTCCTATTACTTGTGGCTGCACCGAGTTCTTTTAATTTGGAAAAGATAACTGTGGtcaattcttcttttctttttcttttccctttaGGCATCTGGTATCTGAATTTGTCCCGGGTAGGTCCACTAAGGTGGTAAAATTTTGTACCAAAAGGTTTTAGGGTGCTGATTTCTCATCCACATCACCCCCTCGATTCTGCAGTGAATCCTTTGCTCTTGCAGAACTactattttttgtctttttaggTCAATCCATTTACACTAGAGGGGCTCTTTGTTTCCTTTCTCCTCAGAAAAATTGTACGTACTTACTGCAACATAATTTACAAGGACGAACTCCTTTTGCATATACATCAATGCAGAGAATTTAATAAAGTCTCTTCGGTGAACTACTTTAGTAACATTTGTCATTATTCAAGAGCTAGTTATATTGATAGTAATGTAAGAGATACACTAGTAATACTAGGTTTAGAGACTTGTAGTTGATCTTCTCTTTGTTGCATTCAGAATGAAGGGACAATTCTATAACTGCTAAAATGTGTGGAGAGAATCTGGTTTACTTCAGCCTCTACGTCCGTTCTCTTTGCAAATCGACCTTTGATTCTTGGCCTTGTTTCTGCATAGGCTTTTCTTGAAGCATACCGTATGGTTTTCTCAAATTTAcggttcttcttcttctctctgtACCTTAGGACTCTGGCTTCTCTGTCCATTGGAGTAAGGGGAGGTATCTGTATTGGAGGGACTGAGAAAAGCTCAATGGTCCCTTTTTGAGGCCGTGGCTGGGAGTTTGAAGTTTCACATAGTGCAGATTCTGGGATAACACTGACGTCCATCGACACAACAGAAACCTGATATAGAAAACAAAAGGGGTCATCGCTCCAGTTAACTATCACTTAAAAGATAACTACAGTTGATTgtacataaaaattgaaatctGTTATCTGAAAAATTAGGCATAAAGTTTAGATCCATAAATATTCCCTTGGTCCATTCAAGAAAACAGACTAGCAAGACTGCAGGATTTATCTTGATGATCAGGACATAAAACTACAGCAACATCCGTGTAGGATGTCACTGATTAACAACATGAACGTTGTAACATTATGTTAAATCAAGTTTCAAAAGAAAGCCAAAGGAAAAGCAAAAAAGGTGAAGATCTTTAAGACAACTTGTGAATTGAAAGTGCATAATGCTTGAATGGAGATATATGGATAAAGTGAAGAAAACTTACACTGTGACTCATAGAAGCAGGGTAACCGAGTCGAGTGTTAGAATTGTCATACTCCATCCCCAGCTGAAAATTCTGGTGGTgactttgttgttgttgttgctgttggtGGTAAAAAATTAGAGGTTTTCCCTGTCCGTCCTGAACAGGCACCACACTATCTCCACCATAGCTCATTTGAGGAACAAAgtactgttgttgctgttggTTAACATTGTACTGATCGTTGAACTGACTATCCCCTCCATATTCTGCAAGATCCAAGTAGTCATCGACTACTTCCCCACCAAACAACATACCATAGTTGTTGGTttgattgttgttattgttaacGTTGTTCTTATTGTTGTTCTTAACAGGATGATTCAGTAACAACCATGAAGCtgcttcatcttcatcttcttcatctatAATCGTATCATCTGCATCTTGTGTCAAACTCAAGAACCCATCATCCTCCGTTCCTTCCCCTGTGGACCCACTAATCATCATAGAATCACCGCCAACAGTTTCAACAGCTGGAGGACCGTAAAGGGTTCCTGGAGATTGGAATCAGAGCCGAGTTTAGAATTTAAGTTTGATGAgttcaattttatgttttttattattaacaCATTACACTTTTGATATTATGGTTTACAAGccatatatattgaaatttttgttatttttctcaTGTAGGAGTATATATGGTCTTTGTGAAGAAAATGGTGGCTACCTGGAATGGGAATAATTGGGATACGGTGGTGACGATGTGCCAAGGGGTTGGCAGAATGGATGTCAGCATCGCAGGAGGCACAAAGTGAGGCAGCATCCGCCTTGCAAAGAAAGGCTGCAGGGGCACGCTCGCAGGCCTCACAAACCCACACACGCTTGTGACGAGAAGTCACCAGACTTGCTGCATGTATGTGGGCGTCACAGTCTGCACACAAATAGGCAGAATCCGCCTGGCAGTAAATGGTACAGGTAACTGAACGGCAACTGTCACACACCCTTGCCCAGTAATTTCTGCTGCCATCTAAACCCCCACTGTTCTCCTTTTTTAACATTGAGCTATTTTTGGCGTATTTTTTCTTCTTGCTCTCTATTTTCTGTTGTACTTCGAATACTGATGTTTAGCAGGTATGCTGCAGACTTATGGGGCACTGTGGAATATGAAGGGGGAAAGGAGGGAAAATAACAGTAGGCAACTATCAAGTGGGGAAGAATCCAAGGGCGACACGTGGAGAGAAGTTAATGGGTAGGAAAAGTTTTTTCATCATCTTGTGGTGGCTGGTGATTCTGGTGGGGCCAGATGGTGGTCAGGCCACAAGGTGATTGAAACAAGTGGGTCCAGGGGCCTTGGGCTTTTGGAATCAATTGTGGGAGAGCTTTGTTCAAGGGATTGCCTTTTAGGTGGAGATTATACCGACAAATTTCCCATAGTTTATTAGGTTTTCACTGTTAGGGGTGGTGGGCATGGTACAGACATGTACGGCAAGGTATTGAAAACTTTGATTTCGTAATTTCGGTTTTTAAAATACTCTTCTGATGTGATTCTCGTTGTATCTCATAATAGAACCCAAATGATCAAAATATATGCCTAAGCAGGTTAAACTGGAAGAATGCTTTAAAGGTCATATATAGTATTGGAGTGGAAGAATTAGGAAGTTTTGTTCTTGGAGAGCAAGATTATTATTGTTTCGTCGTAAGATTTGCTGAGTTTGGCATACTTGAATTAATACTGTTTTGAAGATAACTTCGGAATTCAGTACTTTGATAAGCATCTGTAATATTGACGTTTTCCCTTTCTATGATTCCAAAATGGTAGTTTAGACTTTAGGAAGGAGAAGAAAATAGTAATTGAGAAAATATAGAGGAACTTTCTCAAAGAAAACCTCATTTGAAAGACTTTGAGACTTGGTGCTCTACTAGCATTAGGAAAAGAAACTCAGCACcacatgaaaagaaaataattggtGCTGCAATGGACGATAAAAGATCttgtttcaaatttgaaaaaatgtacATTGGGCAACTGATTTGGTGTCCTAATATTGGCATGTATCTTTTATCTAATGATAGAGAGGAAATTATCTCTTATGACCACGTACaaattgaaaagaagaaaatgaccTTTTTAGATCTCTTATATGGGGCTGGGCCTTATTAAGGACACATAGCGAATTCGGATAATTAATTCGCTGTTCTGTAATTTTcgttaaatttttctttctagATTATTTCATATATTCTGCTTTATTGTTTCGAACATATGATACTAACATCTAATGTTACGGTTTGTTATGGTTCAACTTATAAGTGTGTTTGAATTTGAGATGGTGATGGTTTTaaagatttatttctttttccatATGTCTTTTTCTGATAAAGAATACAAGCTTAATATAGGTATACATTGTTAGAAATGGCATATCTATTGGGAGAAACACGATCAAGATCAAAGCTATATGGGGCAAGGTGGGAATGATATTCGTGATGGACAATATGAGGGAAGTGGGACTCAAATAGTTCGGGCATGTGAAGAGTAGGTGTGCGGATACGCTAGTTAGGAGGTGTGAGGTTGGTTGTAGCAGGAGTTAAGAGA
This window of the Solanum pennellii chromosome 2, SPENNV200 genome carries:
- the LOC107011050 gene encoding zinc finger protein CONSTANS-LIKE 2-like, giving the protein MLKKENSGGLDGSRNYWARVCDSCRSVTCTIYCQADSAYLCADCDAHIHAASLVTSRHKRVWVCEACERAPAAFLCKADAASLCASCDADIHSANPLAHRHHRIPIIPIPGTLYGPPAVETVGGDSMMISGSTGEGTEDDGFLSLTQDADDTIIDEEDEDEAASWLLLNHPVKNNNKNNVNNNNNQTNNYGMLFGGEVVDDYLDLAEYGGDSQFNDQYNVNQQQQQYFVPQMSYGGDSVVPVQDGQGKPLIFYHQQQQQQQSHHQNFQLGMEYDNSNTRLGYPASMSHSVSVVSMDVSVIPESALCETSNSQPRPQKGTIELFSVPPIQIPPLTPMDREARVLRYREKKKNRKFEKTIRYASRKAYAETRPRIKGRFAKRTDVEAEVNQILSTHFSSYRIVPSF